TTTCTGGATTAACAATTGGTGAACTTGGAGAAATAAAAGTCCTTGTCCCAATTTCTTTTTTGAAACAGGCAAAAGAAATCTTAAATATTACAAAGTATTGTTAAAAAAATAAAATTTCTTATTTAACTTTGTCTGAACCACATATAAAAAGGAGAGTAAATGGTTGACTATAGAAAATTATTTAAAAGTTGTGGAGAAAATGTAATAATTGAGGACTCAGTAATAATTTATCAACCTGAGAAAATGAGTGTTGGCAATAATATTAAGTTTTACCATGGGGTTTATATTGAAGTAGGTAATTTAGAAAAATCGTTTATTGAAATTGGAGATAATTCTCATTTTGCCCCCTATACTATTTTGTATGGAGGAAGAGGGCTAAAAATTGGGTGGGGTGTATGTGTAGCAGCCCATGTTGTTTTTGCAACTATTGGAGAAGGATATGAAAAAGCAGATATTCCCATGTATTGCCAAAAACCATCATCTGGTGGACCAATTATTGTTGAAGATAATGTCTGGATTTGTGCTAATGCAGTAATTACTGCTAATGTTACAATTGGAACAGGAAGTATTGTTGGTGCAGGTGCTGTTGTAACAAGAGATGTTGAGCCATATTCTATTGTAGGAGGTGTTCCTGCTCGTTTAATTCGCAAGAGAAAATAATTTTAACAATAATGTCTATTCTTAAATTACCTATCAACTGGACTAATTTAAAGCAGAGAGTATAGAGAAATATATCCCGACTTTCTCTTGAAAATGGAAGGAGATAAAGGAAAAAAAGTATAAAGTTTTCCCTTTGGGGAATTAGTGGTATTTGAAGTTTTAAAATTTAGTAAAGTAAATAAAAAAATTTTATTGCAAAATCTTATTGAAAGTACCTATTGGTTTAAAAAAGGAGAATAAAAATGGAAAAAGATGTAGTTGTAATTGGAGGTGGGCCTGCTGGAATTTCTGCTTCCTGGGCTGCTGCAAAAAGTGGTAGTAGCGTTCTTTTAATTGAAAGATATGGTTTTTTAGGTGGTATGGCAACTTCTGGACTTATTGGACCAATACTTGGTCATTATTTATCTGAAAAAAAACCTTCTGTTGCTGGTTTTTTAAAATTTCTTGTTGAAAAAATATCTGAATTTGATGGATGTGAAAAATGGGAAAGTGCATGTAAAAAAGGTGGAATACCTTTTGATACAGAGATTTTTAAATATGCATCTGAATTATTACTTTTAGAACAAAATGTAGAAATTCTTTATCATTCATTTATTATATCCTCAAAAACAGAAAATGGAGAAATAAAAGAGATAGAAGTTGCAAATAAAAGTGGCATACAAAAAATAAGAGGTAATGTTTTTATTGACACAACAGGAGATGCTGATGTTACATATCTATCTGGTTTTGAGTGCACAAAAGGAAGACCACAGGATGGGAAAATGCACTCAATGGGGACTATATTTAAAGTAGGCGGAATAGATGAAAAAAAATTAACAGAAGAAGTAATAAAAGATGCGAGCGAAAAGTTAAAAATTTTGAGAGAAAAAGGTGAATTAAAAATTTGGAACACTGGACTTGGTGGAAAAGGAAGCACAATAAGAAAGGGAGAAAGGTCATTTAATATTACAAGATTTTCTGGAGATGGAACAAATATAAATGATCTAACAAAAGGTGAAATAGAATTAAGAGAACAAACATTTAAACTTTTTGAATTTCTAAAGAAAAATGTTTCTGGCTTTGAAAATGCCTATATATCTGCTCTGCCTGCCAATATAGGAATAAGAGAGACAAGACAGATAAAAGGGCTTTATACTTTGATAGACGAGGACATTATTTCAGGGAAAAAAGCACAAGATAGTATTGCAAGAGGAACATATATGATTGATATTCATTGCCCATTAGGAAGAACAAAAAATAATGTCCATCTCTGTGTAAAAGAATGTTCTACAAAAGAGTACTGTATAATGCTCGATAAATATATGGATTATTTACCTTCAAAAGAAAAACTTTATCCACCTATCAATGATTACTATTCTATACCTTCAAGATGTCTTATACCTCTTGGAGCAAAAAATCTTGTTGTAGGTGGAAGATGTATTTCAGCAGAGCATAAAGCAATGGCATCAATAAGAGTTATGGCAATCTGCATGGCAACAGGTCAAGCAGCAGGGATAATTGCCTCATTATCTTCAAAAAATAATACTCCCGTAAATAAAGTAAATATAAAAGAGGTTCAAAAAATCATAACTCAGCAGGAAGGAATATATTAAAAATGATAAAATTGAGTGATACAAAAGAAGGAATATATAAAATTGTAAATATTGAAAAATGTGGGAAGGGAAGATTAAAAAAATTATATAATTTGGGTATTTTTGTTGGAGATGTTATTGAAGTTATAAAACCAGGGCCAGGTCCTGTAATTATTAAAAAAGGAAATACAAGAATAGGTATTGGTAATGGAATAGCAAACGATATAATAATTGAACCAATTGACTAAAAAGTAGTAAGTAGCAAGATGGAATGAAAGACACACCTCTTATTAAATATTTACGATGGAAGAAAAAACAATTGCAATAAGTGGAAATCCTAATACAGGAAAAACTACTATTTTTAATACACTAACAGGGTTAAGACAGGAAATTGGAAATTGGCCCGGGGTTACAGTTGAAAAAAAAGAAGGTTATTTTATATACAAAAATATAAAATTTAATGTTGTTGACCTACCTGGAACATATACACTGATAGAAGAAAGCGAAGACCAGAAAATAGCAATTGACTTTCTGACAAATGAAAAAGTAGATACTGTCATTTTAACTGCTAACGCCTCAAATCTTGATAGAAGTTTATACCTTCTTATTTTGCTCTCTGAATTAAATCAAAATATTATTGTTGTTCTTAATATGATTGATATTGCAGAAAAAGAGGGTATTAAATATGATATAGAAAAACTTGAGAAGATATTTGGAATCCCTTTTGTTGAAACAATAGCAAATAAGGGATATGGAATTGAAAACCTTAAAGAAAAAATATATGAAAAAACAAGGGATAAAAGGGAAAAATATTTTTTTAAAATAAATTATGGAGAAGAAATAGAAAATTATGTATCAAAAATTGAAGGGAAACTTCAAAATATCTCTTTGCCCTACCCTTCTAAATTTATATCTTTAAGGTTATTAGAAAAAGACGAAAGAATAAGAGAACTGATAAAAAATAAAGTAAATATAAATGAAATTGATGAAATTATTGGCCAATTAGAAAAAAAGATTCCCAATATAGAAGTTATTTTAATAGAAAAAAGATACGGAATTATCAATGGAATGGTTAAAGAATGCCTTTTATCAAGAAAGAAAGTAGAAAAAAGAATTGAAATTACAAATTATTTAGATAGAGTTCTTACAAACAATTTTTTAGGTCCTTTAATTTTTCTTTTGATAATGTTTATAATATTTCAGATTGTTTTTAAATGGGGAGCACCTTTTCAGGAACTTTTAGACAAATTTTTTCATTTTTCAGGAGAAAAAATATCTTTATTTTTACACTCAATAAACGCCCCCTTATTTCTTATTTCTTTTATTGAAGAAGGAATAATCTCTGGAATTGGTTCTGTTGTTATGTTTCTACCAAATATTTTTCTTTTCTTTTTACTCTTTTCTATTTTAGAAGAGACGGGCTACATGGCAAGGGCTGCTTTTACAACAGATAGATTGATGCATAAAATGGGACTTCATGGAAAAAGTGCTATTCCACTGATACTTGGGTTTGGATGTAATGTTCCTGCAATAATGTCAACAAGAACATTAGAAACAAAAAAAGATAAAATTTTAACCATCCTTGTTATACCATTTATGAGTTGTTCTGCCCGACTTCCTGTTTATATTCTTTTCACAGGTATTTTCTTCAAAAGTCATCAGTCATTGGTAATTTTTTCTATTTACTTAATTGGAATTTTGTTGGGAATTCTAATGGCACGAATTTTAAAATTTATTTTTTTCAAAGAAGAATCAATACCAATTATAATAGAACTTCCTCCTTATGAAATTCCATACTGGAAAAATGTAATAATTGAGGGATGGGAAAGAACAAAAGTATTTTTAAAAAGAGCAGGAACAATTATATTTGTAGGAGTGTTGATTTTATGGTTTTTGAGTTATTTTCCTGACCCATCTAATTTTGGTAAAGAAACAAGTTTAATTGGAAGAATAGGTAATTTTTTTGCTCCTATTTTAAAACCAGCAGGGTTTGGGTTCTGGCAGGCATCAGTTGCTTTAATTTTTGGAATATATGCAAAAGAACTTGTTGTTGGATGTTTTGGAACTTTATTTGGAGAAAACAACCTTTCTACAATTCTCCCCTATTATTTTACACCCGCATCTGCCTATTCTTTTATGCTTATGACATTATTATATATCCCATGTCTTGCAACAATTGCTATTATAAAAAGAGAAATTGGAATAAAATGGGCATTATTTTCTGCTATATTTTCAATTTTTCTTGGCTACCTCATCTCAACTCTCTTCTACCAACTCACCCTCCTCTTCTAATTCCCTAATTTATACAAAATTTCATTAATAGTAAATAAAATTCTGTGTAAGTCAAAACCCAAATAAGATTACATTTTGATATTAACAATTCTTAATAGCATATTTTACTTACAATTATATTTTTCAATAAAATATTTAAATGACTTATTTTTCTCCATTGCCACTTCTGTAGAAAAATGTTTCAAAATCTCTATTTTTAAATCCTTGAGGTCGGATTCTTTACCAACCAAGGATTTAAATTTTCCCT
The bacterium DNA segment above includes these coding regions:
- a CDS encoding FeoA family protein translates to MIKLSDTKEGIYKIVNIEKCGKGRLKKLYNLGIFVGDVIEVIKPGPGPVIIKKGNTRIGIGNGIANDIIIEPID
- a CDS encoding FAD-dependent oxidoreductase, yielding MEKDVVVIGGGPAGISASWAAAKSGSSVLLIERYGFLGGMATSGLIGPILGHYLSEKKPSVAGFLKFLVEKISEFDGCEKWESACKKGGIPFDTEIFKYASELLLLEQNVEILYHSFIISSKTENGEIKEIEVANKSGIQKIRGNVFIDTTGDADVTYLSGFECTKGRPQDGKMHSMGTIFKVGGIDEKKLTEEVIKDASEKLKILREKGELKIWNTGLGGKGSTIRKGERSFNITRFSGDGTNINDLTKGEIELREQTFKLFEFLKKNVSGFENAYISALPANIGIRETRQIKGLYTLIDEDIISGKKAQDSIARGTYMIDIHCPLGRTKNNVHLCVKECSTKEYCIMLDKYMDYLPSKEKLYPPINDYYSIPSRCLIPLGAKNLVVGGRCISAEHKAMASIRVMAICMATGQAAGIIASLSSKNNTPVNKVNIKEVQKIITQQEGIY
- a CDS encoding acyltransferase, coding for MVDYRKLFKSCGENVIIEDSVIIYQPEKMSVGNNIKFYHGVYIEVGNLEKSFIEIGDNSHFAPYTILYGGRGLKIGWGVCVAAHVVFATIGEGYEKADIPMYCQKPSSGGPIIVEDNVWICANAVITANVTIGTGSIVGAGAVVTRDVEPYSIVGGVPARLIRKRK
- the feoB gene encoding ferrous iron transport protein B; the encoded protein is MEEKTIAISGNPNTGKTTIFNTLTGLRQEIGNWPGVTVEKKEGYFIYKNIKFNVVDLPGTYTLIEESEDQKIAIDFLTNEKVDTVILTANASNLDRSLYLLILLSELNQNIIVVLNMIDIAEKEGIKYDIEKLEKIFGIPFVETIANKGYGIENLKEKIYEKTRDKREKYFFKINYGEEIENYVSKIEGKLQNISLPYPSKFISLRLLEKDERIRELIKNKVNINEIDEIIGQLEKKIPNIEVILIEKRYGIINGMVKECLLSRKKVEKRIEITNYLDRVLTNNFLGPLIFLLIMFIIFQIVFKWGAPFQELLDKFFHFSGEKISLFLHSINAPLFLISFIEEGIISGIGSVVMFLPNIFLFFLLFSILEETGYMARAAFTTDRLMHKMGLHGKSAIPLILGFGCNVPAIMSTRTLETKKDKILTILVIPFMSCSARLPVYILFTGIFFKSHQSLVIFSIYLIGILLGILMARILKFIFFKEESIPIIIELPPYEIPYWKNVIIEGWERTKVFLKRAGTIIFVGVLILWFLSYFPDPSNFGKETSLIGRIGNFFAPILKPAGFGFWQASVALIFGIYAKELVVGCFGTLFGENNLSTILPYYFTPASAYSFMLMTLLYIPCLATIAIIKREIGIKWALFSAIFSIFLGYLISTLFYQLTLLF